In Brassica napus cultivar Da-Ae unplaced genomic scaffold, Da-Ae ScsIHWf_2733;HRSCAF=3499, whole genome shotgun sequence, the following are encoded in one genomic region:
- the LOC111210981 gene encoding uncharacterized protein LOC111210981, which translates to MDQSDKEDNEMRDEPAEEDVLAIPEGPITRSKSKQLKQAIGGLLMIAWKQEEGTMAIDAEEDEGVSLEHKALLEALTRRMSTMMETRLGTFREEVDAQSSEPRREPRQNRRTQARREHEGSEETDNYYERDRHSSDSRHSSRSNHRHRRDHWQRNELAGVKLKIPPFHGKADPDAYLEWEKKIELVFNCQHYTELKKIQVAATEFYDYALSWWDQLVTNKRRNGEFPIETWAEMKAAMRRRFVPSHYHRDLHQRLRRLTQGSRSVEEYFQEMELLMLRACISEDREATMARFLGGLNREIQDNVEMQHYVELEEMLHKAILVEQQIKRKHHSRGSYGTSKYQQVKDEKPAYQKENKSQQKEETKQGSIFTKDKDKGKAEATSSRTRDVKCFKCQGRGHYANECTNKRVMILLENGEFESEDEKLDTDQEHSEEEYEEEPVRGRLLVARRTLSLQNKTEELEQRENLFYSRCMVQGKICSLIIDGGSCVNVASETMVKKLGLKTQKHPKPYRLQWLNKEGEMRISTQVSIPLSIERYEDEILCDVIPMEASHILLGRPWQFDRRVTHDGFTNKHSFEFNGKKTILVPLTPKEVHQDQLQLQKKKEIDLKPEQHKQHNFYAKIGDIKRSLYSNQPILLLVFKETLLNLTDFTPEYPSEVSALLQDFEDVFPEDNPIGFPPIRGIEHQIDFVPGSTLPNRPAYRTNS; encoded by the exons atggaccagtcaGATAAAGAAGACAATGAGATGAGAGATGAGCCAGCTGAAGAAGATGTCCTAGCTATACCAGAAGGTCCTATCACTCGTTCCAAGAGTAAACAACTCAAGCAAGCCATTGGGGGATTACTCATGATAGCCTGGAAGCAAGAAGAAG GTACTATGGCTATTGACGCCGAGGAAGATGAAGGAGTTAGCCTCGAGCATAAAGCTTTGCTTGAAGCTTTGACTCGCCGTATGAGTACGATGATGGAAACAAGATTGGGTACTTTCCGCGAAGAGGTTGATGCGCAATCTTCAGAACCTAGACGAGAACCCAGGCAGAACCGACGCACGCAGGCTAGACGTGAGCATGAGGGTTCAGAGGAGACTGATAACTACTACGAAAGAGATCGACACAGCTCAGATTCTAGACACAGCAGTCGTAGTAACCATAGACACAGGCGTGATCATTGGCAACGCAATGAACTCGCGGGAGTAAAGCTGAAAATCCCTCCTTTCCACGGcaaagctgatccagatgcctatcttgagtgggagaaaAAGATTGAGCTGGTTTTTAACTGTCAACACTACACGGAGCTTAAGAAAATTCAAGTGGCTGCTACCGAGTTCTACGATTACGCTTTAAGCTGGTGGGATCAATTGGTTACAAACAAACGGCGCAATGGTGAGTTTCCTATTGAGACATGGGCGGAGATGAAAGCAGCAATGCGCAGGAGGTTTGTGCCGAGCCATTACCATCGTGATCTTCATCAGAGATTGAGAAGGCTCACACAAGGATCGCGATCTGTAGAAGAGTATTTCCAAGAGATGGAATTGTTAATGTTGAGAGCTTGTATATCAGAGGATAGAGAGGCTACTATGGCACGGTTCCTTGGAGGACTTAAtcgtgagatacaagacaatgtGGAGATGCAGCACTATGTTGAGCTGgaagagatgttgcacaaagcAATTCTGGTGGAGCAACAGATTAAGAGGAAGCATCATTCACGTGGGAGCTACGGTACCAGCAAGTATCAGCAAGTTAAAGACGAGAAACCAGCATATCAGAAGGAGAACAAGTCTCAgcagaaagaagaaacaaagcaaGGCAGCATTTTTACCAAAGACAAAGACAAAGGGAAAGCTGAAGCTACTTCTTCTCGGACCagagatgttaagtgtttcaaatgtcaagggcgtgggcattaCGCAAACGAGTGCACCAACAAACGTGTTATGATCCTCTTGGAGAATGGAGAATTTGAATCTGAGGATGAGAAGCTTGATACTGATCAGGAGCATTCCGAggaagaatatgaagaagaaccAGTGCGAGGGAGATTGTTGGTTGCAAGGAGAACTCTCAGCTTGCAAAATAAAACCGAGGAGCTTGAGCAGAGAGAAAACTTGTTCTACTCACGCTGCATGGTTCAAGGAAAGATATGCAGTCTGATCATTGATGGTGGAAGCTGTGTTAATGTTGCTAGCGAGACAATggtgaagaagcttggtttgaaaACTCAAAAGCATCCTAAACCTTACCGGCTGCAGTGGCTTAACAAAGAAGGTGAGATGAGGATCTCCACACAAGTCTCTATACCTTTGTCCATTGAGAGATATGAAGATGAGATACTCTGTGATGTGATACCAATGGAAGCAAGTCATATCTTGCTTGGAAGGCCGTGGCAGTTTGATAGGAGAGTTACACATGATGGCTTTACTAATAAGCACTCTTTTGAGTTCAATGGCAAGAAGACTATTTTGGTGCCTCTCACTCCTAAGGAAGTGCATCAAGATCAGTTGCAgcttcagaagaagaaagaaatagatcTCAAACCCGAGCAACACAAGCAGCACAACTTCTATGCCAAGATTGGTGACATCAAAAGATCTCTTTACTCTAATCAGCCTATTCTTTTGCTTGTGTTTAAAGAAACTCTCTTGAATCTAACTGATTTTACACCGGAGTATCCGAGTGAGGTGTCAGCTCTTTTACAGGACTTTGAAGATGTATTTCCTGAAGATAATCCAATTGGTTTTCCTCCTATacgtgggattgagcaccagattgattttgtaccaGGATCTACTCTTCCTAACAGGCCAGCATACAGAACTAACAGTTGA